GGCACAGCCATAACTGAAGAATAGTTAAATTGTTCAGTCAAAGCAGGAATTACTTCGTTAGTGTATTTTTCTTTAAGACGGTTAGCCATTTAATACTTTCTCCTTTCCTTCGTGATTAGTCAAGCACTTCGCCTGATTTTTTGTTGTAACGAACTTTCTTGCCGTCAACAACTTTGTAACCTACACGTCCAGCTACACCGTTCTTGTCAAGAACTTGAACGTTTGAAGCGTGGATTGGTGCTTCTTTTTCCACGATAGCACCTTGAGGGTTTTCAGTTGATGGTTTTTGATGTTTTTTAATGATTGCAACACCTTCAACAACAACTTTGTTTATTTTTGGAAGAGCCTTAAGAACTACTGCTTCAGTTCCTTTGTCTTTACCAGCAATAACGCGAACTTTATCGCCTTTTTTTACAAACATTTGAGTATTTCTCCTATTATTTCTTACGCCCTAATGGGCACCCTGAATAAATCAGGGGACTAAGTTTGTGTTAATTCAGATTAAAGTACTTCTGGCGCCAAAGATACAATACGCATGTATCCACCTTCACGCAATTCACGTGCAACAGGGCCAAAGATACGAGTTCCACGAGGAGTTTTGTCATCACGGATGATTACTGCAGCGTTGTCATCAAACTTGATGTATGAACCGTCTGAACGGCGAGCACCAGTTTTTGTACGTACGATAACAGCTTTAACAACATCACCTTTTTTAACAGCTCCACCTGGTGTAGCTTGTTTAACAGTTGCAACGATAACGTCGCCGATGTTAGCGAATTTACGTCCTGAACCACCAAGAACTTTGATAGTCAAGATCTCACGAGCACCGCTATTATCAGCAACTTTTAAGCGACTTTCTTGTTGAATCATTTCAATTGTCTCCTTTTAGTTTTATTAGATAATAACAGCTTCTTCCACAACCTCTACAAGACGGAAGCGTTTTGTAGCTGAAAGTGGACGAGTTTCCATGATACGAACGATATCGCCTTCTTTAGCAACGTTGTTTTCATCATGTGCTTTGTATTTTTTAGAGTAGTTGATACGTTTACCATAGACTGGGTGGTTACGTTTAGTTTCAACTACAACTGTGATTGTTTTATCCATCTTGTCAGATACTACGCGTCCAACAAGGGTTTTACGTTGATTACGTTCCATTATTAGAATTGCTCCTTTCCCAATCTATTATTTAATTTCAGATTGCACAGTTTTAATACGTGCAATTTGTTTTTTAACTTCGTTCAAACGGGCAGTTTGATCAAGTTGACCTGCTGCAGCTTGGAAACGAAGGTCGAAAAGTTCTTTCTTAAGTTCGTTTTCTTTTTTAGCAAGCTCTTCTTGAGACAAGCCACGAAGCTCAGCAACAAACTTTTTGATTTCTTCAAGTTTCATGTCTTCTCCTTATTCTGCTTCACGTTTCACGAATTTAGATTTAACTGGCAATTTGTGGCTAGCAAGACGAAGCGCTTCACGTGCAACTTCTTCAGAAACACCTGCGATTTCGAACATTACTTTACCACGTTTAACTGGTGCTACCCAACCTTCAGGTGCCCCTTTACCAGAACCCATACGTACACCGATAGCTTTAGCAGTGTATGGTTTATGTGGGAAGATCTTAATCCAAACCTTACCACCACGTTTCATGTAACGAGTCATGGCAATACGAGCAGCCTCGATTTGACGGTTTGTAATCCAGTGGCTAGTTGTAGCTTGAAGACCGTATTCACCGAATGATACTTCTTTATCACCTTTAGCCTCACCGCGCATTTTTCCACGGAATTCACGACGGTGTTTAACACGTTTAGGTACTAACATTTGTTATTTGCCTCCTTTAGTGTTTTTACGGGCTGGAAGAACTTCTCCACGGTAGATCCAAACTTTAACACCAAGTTTACCGTAAGTTGTGTCAGCTTCTTCCAAAGCGTAATCGATATCAGCGCGAAGTGTGTGAAGTGGAACTGTCCCTTCTGAGTATCCTTCTGTACGGGCAATATCTGCACCGTTCAAACGACCTGATACTTGAGTTTTGATCCCTTTAGCTCCAGCACGCATTGCACGTTGGATAGCTTGTTTTTGTGCACGACGGAAAGCAACACGTTGCTCAAGTTGACGAGCAATAGTTTCACCAACAAGGTGAGCGTCCAAATCAGGTTTTTTGATTTCAACGATGTTGATGTGAACTTGTTTTCCAGTCAATTTGTTAAGTTGAGTGCGAAGAGCGTCAACGTTTGATCCACCTTTACCGATAACCATCCCTGGTTTAGCAGTGTGAAGTGAAACAATAACTTTGTTTACAGCACGTACGATTTCAATAGTTGAAACTGAAGCGTCTGCAAGCTCTTTTTGAATGAATTTGCGGATTGCCAAATCTTCGTGAAGGTAATCTGCGTATTCTTTTTCAGCATACCATTTCGCATCCCAATCACGGATGATCCCGACACGCAAACCAATTGGATGTACTTTTTGACCCACGAGTTTACCTCCTTATTTTTCTGACACAACTACTGTTACGTGAGTTGTGCGTTTGTTGATTGGTGAAGCTGAACCTTTCGCACGTGGACGGAAACGTTTCATTGTTGGTCCTTCGTTTGCGAATGTTTCAGATACTACTAAGTTAGCTTTTTCCAAACCAAAGTTGTTTTCTGCGTTAGCGATAGCAGAGTTAAGTGTTTTCTCAACAATGCGAGCTGCTTTGTTTGGAGTGAATTTCAAGATTGCGATTGCATCAGCAACGTTCTTACCACGGATAAGATCAAGAACAAGACGTGTTTTACGAGGTGAAACACGCACTGTACGAGCCATTGCTTTAGCTGAAGTAATTTCTGCCATTGTGTCCTCCTCCTATTAACGACGTGTTTTCTTATCGTCAGCTGCATGACCTTTGTAAGTACGAGTTGGTGCAAATTCACCAAGTTTGTGACCTACCATGTCTTCTTGGATGTAAACAGGAACATGTTTACGTCCATCATAAACTGCGATAGTGTATCCGATGAAACTTGGGAAAATCGTTGAACGACGTGACCAAGTTTTAATTACTTTTTTCTTTTCGTCATTTGCTTGAGCTTCAACTTTTTTCATCAAATGCCCATCGACGAAAGGTCCTTTTTTAAGACTACGTCCCATTTTGTAGTTTTCTCCTTTAAATTAAATGTACCACAGCGGCTTGCGCTAAGAAGCGCTACCGAGTTGGCGGATGTCATATACTAAGCGACTAAATTATTTTTCGTTACGACGACGAACGATAAGTTTGTCAGATTTAGCTTTCTTGTTACGAGTTTTAAGACCAAGCGCAGGTTTACCCCATGGAGTAGATGGCGCTTTACGTCCAACTGGTGCTTTACCTTCACCACCACCGTGTGGGTGATCGTTAGGGTTCATTACAGAACCACGAACTGTTGGGCGAACACCTTTCCAGCGGTTACGACCGGCTTTACCAAGGTTGATAAGTGATTGTTGTTCGTTACCCACAGTACCGATAGTTGCACGACAAGTTCCAAGAATCATACGAACTTCGCCTGATTGAAGACGAACAAGTACGTATTTACCTTCTTGACCCAAAACTTGAGCAGAAGCACCAGCGGCACGGACAAGTTCAGCACCTTTACCTGGTTTAAGCTCAATGTTGTGGATAACTGTACCAACTGGGATGTTTGCAAGTGGAAGAGCGTTACCAACTTTGATATCCGCATCTGGACCTGAAACGATACGTTGACCTACTTCAAGACCTTTAGGTGCGATGATGTAAGCTTTAACCCCGTCAGTGTAGTGTACAAGAGCGATGTTTGCAGTACGGTTTGGATCGTACTCAATTGTTTTAACAACTGCTTCAACGCCATCTTTGTTACGTTTGAA
This region of Streptococcus thermophilus genomic DNA includes:
- the rplX gene encoding 50S ribosomal protein L24, which encodes MFVKKGDKVRVIAGKDKGTEAVVLKALPKINKVVVEGVAIIKKHQKPSTENPQGAIVEKEAPIHASNVQVLDKNGVAGRVGYKVVDGKKVRYNKKSGEVLD
- the rplN gene encoding 50S ribosomal protein L14: MIQQESRLKVADNSGAREILTIKVLGGSGRKFANIGDVIVATVKQATPGGAVKKGDVVKAVIVRTKTGARRSDGSYIKFDDNAAVIIRDDKTPRGTRIFGPVARELREGGYMRIVSLAPEVL
- the rpsQ gene encoding 30S ribosomal protein S17 yields the protein MERNQRKTLVGRVVSDKMDKTITVVVETKRNHPVYGKRINYSKKYKAHDENNVAKEGDIVRIMETRPLSATKRFRLVEVVEEAVII
- the rpmC gene encoding 50S ribosomal protein L29, which translates into the protein MKLEEIKKFVAELRGLSQEELAKKENELKKELFDLRFQAAAGQLDQTARLNEVKKQIARIKTVQSEIK
- the rplP gene encoding 50S ribosomal protein L16, which encodes MLVPKRVKHRREFRGKMRGEAKGDKEVSFGEYGLQATTSHWITNRQIEAARIAMTRYMKRGGKVWIKIFPHKPYTAKAIGVRMGSGKGAPEGWVAPVKRGKVMFEIAGVSEEVAREALRLASHKLPVKSKFVKREAE
- the rpsC gene encoding 30S ribosomal protein S3, coding for MGQKVHPIGLRVGIIRDWDAKWYAEKEYADYLHEDLAIRKFIQKELADASVSTIEIVRAVNKVIVSLHTAKPGMVIGKGGSNVDALRTQLNKLTGKQVHINIVEIKKPDLDAHLVGETIARQLEQRVAFRRAQKQAIQRAMRAGAKGIKTQVSGRLNGADIARTEGYSEGTVPLHTLRADIDYALEEADTTYGKLGVKVWIYRGEVLPARKNTKGGK
- the rplV gene encoding 50S ribosomal protein L22 — its product is MAEITSAKAMARTVRVSPRKTRLVLDLIRGKNVADAIAILKFTPNKAARIVEKTLNSAIANAENNFGLEKANLVVSETFANEGPTMKRFRPRAKGSASPINKRTTHVTVVVSEK
- the rpsS gene encoding 30S ribosomal protein S19 — encoded protein: MGRSLKKGPFVDGHLMKKVEAQANDEKKKVIKTWSRRSTIFPSFIGYTIAVYDGRKHVPVYIQEDMVGHKLGEFAPTRTYKGHAADDKKTRR
- the rplB gene encoding 50S ribosomal protein L2 — encoded protein: MGIKVYKPTTNGRRHMTSLDFAEITTSTPEKSLLVSLKNKAGRNNNGRITVRHQGGGHKRHYRLIDFKRNKDGVEAVVKTIEYDPNRTANIALVHYTDGVKAYIIAPKGLEVGQRIVSGPDADIKVGNALPLANIPVGTVIHNIELKPGKGAELVRAAGASAQVLGQEGKYVLVRLQSGEVRMILGTCRATIGTVGNEQQSLINLGKAGRNRWKGVRPTVRGSVMNPNDHPHGGGEGKAPVGRKAPSTPWGKPALGLKTRNKKAKSDKLIVRRRNEK